Below is a genomic region from Gasterosteus aculeatus chromosome 2, fGasAcu3.hap1.1, whole genome shotgun sequence.
GCGCTCGGTCAACTCCTCACAGGATTACTGGCCGATGGACCCCAAAGACGAGGGTCGCGATACAGACACGAGCTGCCGCAGCACTCCTTCCCTGGAGTGCCAGGAGCAGCGTCTCAGAATGGACCATCTCCCTTTGTTGACCATCGAACCCCCCAGCGACAGCTCGGCGGAGCACAGCGACCGGTCCGACCGCGGCTCCGTCAAGCGGCCGCCGGCGTACGAACCGCACGGCCACGTGGTGAGGTCGTCCCAGGCCAGCCCCAAACACATTTCCCACGGGCCCCCGACGCGAGGTTCCTCGCGCGACAACGACGCGCCCCTGCGCCACCGCCACCGCCAGCTGGAGGGCCACCTGGCCATCAACGGCTCGGCCAACAGGCAGAGCAAGTCCGAGTCCGACTTCTCCGACGGGGACAACGACAGCATCAACAGCACGTCCAACTCCAACGACACCATCAACTGCAGCTCCGAGTCCTCGTCGAGGGACAGCCTGCGGGAGCAGACGCTCAGCAAGCAGACGTACCACAAGGAGACTCGCAACAGCTGGGACTCGCCCATCTTCAGCAACGATGTCATTCGCAAGAGACACTACCGCATCGGCCTCAATCTCTTCAACAAGTAGGTATCATGTGGACGGGGGGGCCTGGCGATTGGAGGGGACGCCAGCGAGGTCTCTCGGCAAATGATTTACTCGCTGTGTGTTGCGCTTTGAACTGTGTAAATTTTAAATGCAAAGATGTTTTGGAAAGATCCtcgcacaaaaaaagaaataatgcaaTTAGTCCGTAATATGTGACTATGCATTGAATGTAtaggcatgttagtgtgttaagaatacatttaaaacacacattttgaagACGGCACTAGAAAATGTATTAACCCACCTCTACGTGTTGAATTTATCAGGAAGCCAGAGAAGGGCATCCAGTACCTGACTGAGAGGGGATTCATCCCCGACACATCGGTCGGCGTGGCTCACTTCCTGCTTCAGAGGAAGGGACTGAGCAGGCAGATGATCGGAGAATTTCTGGGCAATCGGCAGAAGCAGTTCAACAGAGACGTCCTCGAGTAAGTGTGATTCACCGCCATCTGCTGTATGATCCGATAAAGGCGAGCAAAGGATGTGAGGACGGAAATGCGTCAAGTCCAGAATCTTTGACCATGTGCACTCATAAAATCCAACTTTATAAGATCCTGCAGGGCGATAAGACTTCCTCATTGCGCGAATATCACCACATGCTAAAATGTGACTGTAGCCTTTTAAGATATAAAATAATTGGTTATAATCAAGGATGCGTTCCGTGTTTGAGTTTCGTTTTCTTACGCCGTCTGTCCCCTCGTGTATCAGCTGTGTGGTGGATGAAATGGACTTCCAGAGCATGGAGCTGGACGAGGCTCTCAGGAAATTTCAGAACCACATCCGTGTTCAGGGCGAAGCCCAGAAGGTGGAGCGCCTCATCGAGGCTTTCAGGTAAGAACTCTAACCGAGAGTTTTATAGTATGAGTTTGGCTGTGAATTGTAACGGTTCGTTGTCGTGTCTCAAACCTCCAGCCAGCGCTACTGCATCTGCAACCCCACAGTGGTGCGGCAGTTCAGGAACCCCGACACCATCTTCATCCTGGCGTTCGCCATCATCCTCCTCAACACAGACATGTACAGCCCCAACGTCAAGCccgagaggaagatgaagatggaGGACTTCATCAAGAATTTAAGAGGTGACCAAACCAAACCGCTCAATGGCGAGGATGTGCCTTGAGTGACCAAGATGAAGGAGTTCATGCTTGAATATATCTTCTCTCCTTACTCCTAATCCGTGCGCCCAGGCGTGGATGACGGGGAGGACATCCCTCGGGAGACGCTGGTCGGCATCTACGAGAGGATCCGTAAGCGAGAGCTCAAGACCAACGAAGACCACGTCTCGCAGGTGCAGAAGGTTGAAAAGCTCATTGTGGGGAAGAAACCAGTAAGTACATCGAGTTAAACAAAAGATCTAATGCATGCTTGCACACCCGAGATAACTGAGTAAGGGACTTTCTGGAAAATGGAGAATATCTTATGCGTTATTTGAagtatttttattctttcttacatttattgctctttttttaccttttaagTTGCCAATACTGTTGGAATAGAATTACAGATCTGTTGGAGATTCTCATTTAGATTTGGTGTCATAATTAGTACTTAATCTTAACCGTAATGTCGATAATCTTTAAAAAGAACACCTGGAAATATCTTCCGTCAGAAACGGTTCCGCCCCCTGGCCTTCAatgcctttttcccttttccttttgtgGATGCTGAACTTTAAGAGTTGTATTCCTTGAAGGGACAGGAAGATGTATGGAACCGGTTCTTCCCTTGGGTGGCGTTGTCGACTTAGACCTTCACGCTGGTGATTCTAAAACACCCGAAGCCCTTGAGAAATGTCACCCGGTGCTGCAGTCGGATAAGAAATGGTCACATTCTGCAGCCGTAGCGCGTCATAGTTTTATAAGGGAGAAGTAGTGGAAACTGGGGGTTAATTTAGCAGCACGAAATACAGTAATCCGTTGATGCGCTAATCCGCAGCCagtttatttctgtttctgaaTACTGACCCCAGAGCTGTTATTAGATTTAGTTCAGTGCTGCGAGCCATCGGGGGCAGGGCAGCGGCACTTTGGCGTTATTCTGCAGACGATGACGTCTCTTTCACGTGTGAAGGTTAAAAGTGTGATTAACCGATGCAGctgcgggagagagagagagagcggttcGTCTAGTGAGGAggtcttttgtttcagttcgGATCGCTTCCGCTCTGCCTGTAATAGCTGCATGTTTTTGAAAAACGATCCCTGGTCACCATTTAGCTGCAGAATCAAAAGCTCAGGAGGACACACCATATTTGAGTTCCTCTCGGTGATAACCAGATCCTCTATTGCTTCCCAGAGTGGGCTGGATGGGTTTTCACTCCAGCATCGTTACAGAGGTGCGACCATCTGCATGGTCACCTTTATAGTCTACAGGTGCACATTCCGCGAGGGCGAATCCTTAGATTGGCTCATTAATAAGCAGGACAGATTGAATTCTCACAGTCAATAGCGTTAATAATCCTTACATAACAGCTGCATGAAACCTCTTCTTTGCCCCCTCTTCAGATCGGATCGCTCCACCACGGCCTGGGATGTGTAAGTAGGATAAATACCCACAAATCACGctatatttgattatttttcagtGTTTCACAGTATGTGCACGGCTTCCCGTCTCTGATAGTTTCAGGGATCTGATTACCTTGAAGAGGCCCAAACTTTGGCCCCCCTGTAGCATCTCGTCTGTCATTGCGGCACCCTGGAGACACATTCCACGGACACAAATTGTTTGCACTGAGCTGCACCACCTACGTCACCCCTGGCTGCATGCCACATGACTCCCAGTCAAAGAATATACAACCATCCCCCATTTGCATGGTGGTAATTAGTCGTGACCTTTATGGGAGGAGCCGTGTGCTGGTTTACCCCTGCATTGTTTTGTAATACCCTAATGGTGATTAAACCGCACAATTGCCTTTTGTAAATACTTTCTCTCGTACGTGAGCCCTCCTTAAAGTTCAGATCAACAGTTTTAGAGGCAACGCCGTCATGCTTTTTAATATGCTACCAGCAAACATCAGTGGTGAAACAAACCTGACATCAGTATTGTCAGTAAATTATTTTGATCTGGTCTTAGAAACAACTTATTTTCCCGGATGTTCCTTCGTTCCGATATGCGCTGTGTACAGATATGATGATTTCATCTTGGTACCTGCCGTGACTCTTTGTTAAAGGAAAGACGAACCACCCGTCCAGGCCGTAGCGAGCTCTGAATGGTTGCCATCCGTGCTCCTTCCGATCTAGGTGCTGTCGCTGCCCCATCGCCGGCTGGTGTGTTACTGCCGTCTGTTTGAAGTGCCGGACCCCAACAAGCTCCAGAAGCTGGGCCTGCATCAGCGGGAGATCTTCCTGTTCAACGACCTCCTCGTGGTGAAAGCCCTCTCCTTTATTCTTCTCCTCTTGCATCCGTCTCTACACCAAACCATTCACTGATTCTCTCTGTATGATTCCAGGTGACCAAGATCTTCCAGAAAAAGAAGAACTCTGTGACGTACAGCTTCAGACAGTCCTTCTCTCTGTATGGGATGCAAGTCATAATGTTTGAAAATCAATGTAATTGgcttttttctttcactctgATGCATCAACGGCCGAACTaatgggcttttttttgtttgaacttGTTTTTTGATCTATGGccttttgtgtaaatgtgtttcctGCAGATTACCCGAATGGAATCAGACTTACATCGGCCATACCAGGTGCGGACATCAAAGTCCTCATCAACTTTAACGCGCCCAACCCCCAGGACCGCAAGAAGTTCACAGACGACCTGCGAGAGTCCATCGCCGAGGTCCAGGAAATGGAAAAATACAGAATAGAGTgtgagccgcccccccccctctcgctccgTCTACCTCAGGCTGTGCAAAGCAGAAACAGGGCATGGTCTTCATTAGCTGCAGCACTTTACAAGGAAGCATGTTTACAGGGTTCACGGGGACAGGAGtgtgttctccttttccttttacgCGACGTTAAAAACCACCGAGCGCtcacctctgtctctcctccggctccttcccgcagccgagctggagaagcagaaggGGATGGTGAGGCCCAGCATGTCGCAGAGCTCCGGTCTGAAGAAGGAGGCCGGCAACGGCAACATGAACCGCGCCAGCCTGGACGACACGTACGCCATGGGCGAGGGCCTGAAGCGCAGCGCCCTCAGCAGCTCCCTGCGAGACCTCTCCGAAGCAGGTACGGCCAAAAGGCCTTTGTGTTCACCGGCCCGGCCCTTTAAACCCACTGCACACGAGGGGAGAGTTTGGTCTGGAGAGTCCATCCATGTTTAACCTCAGCGCATATGTCGTCTTTAGGGAGACTTGTGGTGCCCCTCAATGCAGACCCCGTTTGTGAAGAGCTTTGTGGTTTAGACATTCTGATTCACTCAGGGATGAATGAAATTGACGGGCAGTTCTTACCCCTGTTCATCTGGATGAGTTTACATCCCCCATCCCTGATTTTATCGTcacgttttccttttcttttgttcaagCTCGCGC
It encodes:
- the LOC120829429 gene encoding IQ motif and SEC7 domain-containing protein 1 isoform X3, whose amino-acid sequence is MVDKIWRKSWQFIENLSRNKQSSSSTAECKSDVEGDGRPNESGPSLDGGASFGQGPVTHGSAISPDRFDSPLYSHGVQPGPQRPRRPKLQHSQSILRKQAEEEAIKRSRSLSESYELSADLQDKQVEMLERKYGGRFITRHAARTIQTAFRQYQMNKNFERLRSSMSENRMSRRIVLSNMRMQLSFEGPEKVHSSYFEGRQVSMTEDGAPLSMMQSERGDIEVHQQANMASHPAPQGDLTDAITELEDAFSRQVKSLAESIDDALNCRSLQGDEGPDQSEAMGCPKGEREVSYQAKSHRRAAGRMHDEALASYSDVTLFIDEEDVSPSNALSRSGEQPSSTESDLRLRSVNSSQDYWPMDPKDEGRDTDTSCRSTPSLECQEQRLRMDHLPLLTIEPPSDSSAEHSDRSDRGSVKRPPAYEPHGHVVRSSQASPKHISHGPPTRGSSRDNDAPLRHRHRQLEGHLAINGSANRQSKSESDFSDGDNDSINSTSNSNDTINCSSESSSRDSLREQTLSKQTYHKETRNSWDSPIFSNDVIRKRHYRIGLNLFNKKPEKGIQYLTERGFIPDTSVGVAHFLLQRKGLSRQMIGEFLGNRQKQFNRDVLDCVVDEMDFQSMELDEALRKFQNHIRVQGEAQKVERLIEAFSQRYCICNPTVVRQFRNPDTIFILAFAIILLNTDMYSPNVKPERKMKMEDFIKNLRGVDDGEDIPRETLVGIYERIRKRELKTNEDHVSQVQKVEKLIVGKKPIGSLHHGLGCVLSLPHRRLVCYCRLFEVPDPNKLQKLGLHQREIFLFNDLLVVTKIFQKKKNSVTYSFRQSFSLYGMQVIMFENQYYPNGIRLTSAIPGADIKVLINFNAPNPQDRKKFTDDLRESIAEVQEMEKYRIESELEKQKGMVRPSMSQSSGLKKEAGNGNMNRASLDDTYAMGEGLKRSALSSSLRDLSEAGKRGRRSSAGSLDSNMEGSIISSPHTRRRDAAPRNAGPRDAAPHRGHPAVPNSAPTSILGSLFGSKRGKPSSQGHSPFPAPAQPTLISHKPHPTNLHHTAQVAHTVQLHGHHSQYCPTAPQNPPPYHHHHHYHPPPHAQYHQHPGHAPHAHQQPHSQAGHYSQHSHHAPHAQHAAHHHGQQAGSAPGGPKPKHSGISTVV
- the LOC120829429 gene encoding IQ motif and SEC7 domain-containing protein 1 isoform X5, with protein sequence MWKFKAFCLDYWHVLCLHPHNNFYKSVEGDGRPNESGPSLDGGASFGQGPVTHGSAISPDRFDSPLYSHGVQPGPQRPRRPKLQHSQSILRKQAEEEAIKRSRSLSESYELSADLQDKQVEMLERKYGGRFITRHAARTIQTAFRQYQMNKNFERLRSSMSENRMSRRIVLSNMRMQLSFEGPEKVHSSYFEGRQVSMTEDGAPLSMMQSERGDIEVHQQANMASHPAPQGDLTDAITELEDAFSRQVKSLAESIDDALNCRSLQGDEGPDQSEAMGCPKGEREVSYQAKSHRRAAGRMHDEALASYSDVTLFIDEEDVSPSNALSRSGEQPSSTESDLRLRSVNSSQDYWPMDPKDEGRDTDTSCRSTPSLECQEQRLRMDHLPLLTIEPPSDSSAEHSDRSDRGSVKRPPAYEPHGHVVRSSQASPKHISHGPPTRGSSRDNDAPLRHRHRQLEGHLAINGSANRQSKSESDFSDGDNDSINSTSNSNDTINCSSESSSRDSLREQTLSKQTYHKETRNSWDSPIFSNDVIRKRHYRIGLNLFNKKPEKGIQYLTERGFIPDTSVGVAHFLLQRKGLSRQMIGEFLGNRQKQFNRDVLDCVVDEMDFQSMELDEALRKFQNHIRVQGEAQKVERLIEAFSQRYCICNPTVVRQFRNPDTIFILAFAIILLNTDMYSPNVKPERKMKMEDFIKNLRGVDDGEDIPRETLVGIYERIRKRELKTNEDHVSQVQKVEKLIVGKKPIGSLHHGLGCVLSLPHRRLVCYCRLFEVPDPNKLQKLGLHQREIFLFNDLLVVTKIFQKKKNSVTYSFRQSFSLYGMQVIMFENQYYPNGIRLTSAIPGADIKVLINFNAPNPQDRKKFTDDLRESIAEVQEMEKYRIESELEKQKGMVRPSMSQSSGLKKEAGNGNMNRASLDDTYAMGEGLKRSALSSSLRDLSEAGKRGRRSSAGSLDSNMEGSIISSPHTRRRDAAPRNAGPRDAAPHRGHPAVPNSAPTSILGSLFGSKRGKPSSQGHSPFPAPAQPTLISHKPHPTNLHHTAQVAHTVQLHGHHSQYCPTAPQNPPPYHHHHHYHPPPHAQYHQHPGHAPHAHQQPHSQAGHYSQHSHHAPHAQHAAHHHGQQAGSAPGGPKPKHSGISTVV
- the LOC120829429 gene encoding IQ motif and SEC7 domain-containing protein 1 isoform X9, giving the protein MLERKYGGRFITRHAARTIQTAFRQYQMNKNFERLRSSMSENRMSRRIVLSNMRMQLSFEGPEKVHSSYFEGRQVSMTEDGAPLSMMQSERGDIEVHQQANMASHPAPQGDLTDAITELEDAFSRQVKSLAESIDDALNCRSLQGDEGPDQSEAMGCPKGEREVSYQAKSHRRAAGRMHDEALASYSDVTLFIDEEDVSPSNALSRSGEQPSSTESDLRLRSVNSSQDYWPMDPKDEGRDTDTSCRSTPSLECQEQRLRMDHLPLLTIEPPSDSSAEHSDRSDRGSVKRPPAYEPHGHVVRSSQASPKHISHGPPTRGSSRDNDAPLRHRHRQLEGHLAINGSANRQSKSESDFSDGDNDSINSTSNSNDTINCSSESSSRDSLREQTLSKQTYHKETRNSWDSPIFSNDVIRKRHYRIGLNLFNKKPEKGIQYLTERGFIPDTSVGVAHFLLQRKGLSRQMIGEFLGNRQKQFNRDVLDCVVDEMDFQSMELDEALRKFQNHIRVQGEAQKVERLIEAFSQRYCICNPTVVRQFRNPDTIFILAFAIILLNTDMYSPNVKPERKMKMEDFIKNLRGVDDGEDIPRETLVGIYERIRKRELKTNEDHVSQVQKVEKLIVGKKPIGSLHHGLGCVLSLPHRRLVCYCRLFEVPDPNKLQKLGLHQREIFLFNDLLVVTKIFQKKKNSVTYSFRQSFSLYGMQVIMFENQYYPNGIRLTSAIPGADIKVLINFNAPNPQDRKKFTDDLRESIAEVQEMEKYRIESELEKQKGMVRPSMSQSSGLKKEAGNGNMNRASLDDTYAMGEGLKRSALSSSLRDLSEAGKRGRRSSAGSLDSNMEGSIISSPHTRRRDAAPRNAGPRDAAPHRGHPAVPNSAPTSILGSLFGSKRGKPSSQGHSPFPAPAQPTLISHKPHPTNLHHTAQVAHTVQLHGHHSQYCPTAPQNPPPYHHHHHYHPPPHAQYHQHPGHAPHAHQQPHSQAGHYSQHSHHAPHAQHAAHHHGQQAGSAPGGPKPKHSGISTVV